One window of Pelmatolapia mariae isolate MD_Pm_ZW linkage group LG18, Pm_UMD_F_2, whole genome shotgun sequence genomic DNA carries:
- the wnt9a gene encoding LOW QUALITY PROTEIN: protein Wnt-9a (The sequence of the model RefSeq protein was modified relative to this genomic sequence to represent the inferred CDS: substituted 1 base at 1 genomic stop codon), with amino-acid sequence MGGAQSSSSLYKKCXTFNKGFYTATQEKRNDLPWSRSKMLDGHLLLGWLSFTVIVYLLNLPGPTIAYFGLTGNEPLSVLPLNSLPEESIGRAHFKLCDRLKLEKKQRRMCRRDPGVAETLREAITMSALECQYQFRFERWNCTLEGRHRANILKRGFKETAFLYAISSAGLTHAMAKACSAGRMERCTCDEAPDLENRKAWQWGGCGDNLKYANKFVKDFLGKRSNKDLRARVDMHNTNVGMKVIKAGVETTCKCHGVSGSCTVQTCWRQLQPFHEIGKQLKQRYETSVKVGSSTNEATGEGEISTGRNQQQQQQQQQQQPLPGLNDQIPRTMDLLHIEDSPSFCRPTKYSPGTAARKCYKDKNCDAICCGRGHNTQSREVTRPCQCQVRWCCYVECKQCTQREEVYTCKG; translated from the exons atggGAGGAGCGCAGAGCAGCTCCTCTCTGTATAAGAAGTGTTGAACGTTCAACAAGGGATTTTACACAGCTACTCAGGAGAAACGAAATGATCTGCCCTGGAGCCGCAGCAAAATGCTGGATGGACACCTACTCCTGGGATGGTTATCGTTCACAGTTATAGTGTATCTTCTCAACTTGCCTGGACCCACCATAGCATATTTCGG GTTGACAGGTAATGAACCGTTGTCTGTCCTGCCACTGAACTCTTTACCAGAGGAGAGCATAGGCAGGGCCCACTTCAAGCTGTGTGACCGGCTCAAACTGGAAAAGAAGCAGCGCAGGATGTGCAGACGAGACCCGGGCGTGGCGGAGACTCTAAGAGAGGCCATCACCATGAGCGCCCTAGAATGCCAGTACCAATTCCGCTTTGAGAGGTGGAACTGCACCTTAGAGGGGCGCCACCGagccaacatattaaaaagaG GATTTAAAGAGACGGCCTTCTTGTACGCCATCTCCTCAGCGGGTCTAACTCATGCCATGGCCAAAGCTTGCAGCGCAGGACGCATGGAGCGCTGTACATGCGACGAGGCCCCCGACCTGGAGAACCGTAAGGCGTGGCAGTGGGGAGGCTGCGGAGACAACCTCAAATACGCAAACAAGTTTGTCAAGGACTTCCTGGGCAAACGCTCGAACAAGGATCTACGTGCACGTGTGGACATGCACAATACGAACGTGGGCATGAAG GTAATCAAGGCTGGAGTGGAGACCACTTGCAAATGCCACGGCGTCTCTGGCTCCTGCACCGTCCAGACCTGTTGGAGGCAGCTCCAGCCCTTCCATGAGATCGGCAAGCAGCTGAAGCAGCGTTACGAGACCTCCGTCAAGGTCGGCAGCTCCACCAACGAGGCCACCGGGGAGGGAGAGATCTCCACGGGCCgcaaccagcagcagcagcagcagcaacaacaacaacagccccTGCCCGGCCTGAACGATCAAATCCCCCGCACTATGGACTTGCTCCACATCGAGGACTCACCCAGTTTCTGTAGACCCACCAAATATTCACCGGGCACCGCAGCCCGCAAATGCTACAAGGACAAAAACTGTGATGCTATCTGTTGCGGGCGAGGCCACAACACTCAAAGCAGGGAGGTGACCAGGCCTTGCCAATGCCAGGTGCGCTGGTGCTGCTACGTTGAATGCAAGCAGTGCACACAGAGAGAGGAGGTCTACACCTGCAAGGGGTAA